One Comamonas odontotermitis genomic window, GCATGCCATCGTGATCCGGTGCTGATCCTTACTTGCCAGCCTTGTACGCGTCCAGAATGGCCTTGCCATCGGCGCCGGCCTTCTCGGTCCACTCCTTCACCACGGTTTCCCCTACCTTGGCCAGATCTGTCTTGAGCTGGGCAGAGCCCATCTCGATGCTCATGCCGCCTTGCTTGAGTGCTGCGATCGATTTGGCATCCACTTCCTTCGATTCCTTCCAGCCGCGCTCCTCGGCTGCGGCTGCGGCCTTCAGCAAGGCATCCTGCTCGGCCTTGCCCAATGCGGCAAAAGCCTTCTTGCTCACGGTCACGGCATTCTTTGGAATCCAGGCCTGCACGTTGTAGTAATACTTCAGGTTCTCGAACAGCTTGTTGTCGGCGCCAGTCGCGCTTGACGTGATCAGGCCATCGACCACGCCCGTGGCCAGCGCCTGCGCCAGCTCGGCCTCTTGCACCGTCACCGGCTGCGCGCCGATCAGCTCGCCAATGCGCGCCGTGGTGGGCGAGTACACGCGCCACTTCATACCCTTCAGATCGGCCACCGAATTGACCGGCTTCTTGGTGTAGATGCCTTGCGGCGGCCACGCCACCGAATACAGCAGCACCTGGCCCTGCTTGTCGAGCAGCTTTTGCAGTGCAGGCTTCTGGGCCTGGTACAGCTTGAAGGCGTCGTCATAGCTGCCGACCAGGAAAGGCAGGCCATCCACACCAAAAATCTGCGATTCGTTCTGGAAACTCACCAGAAAGAACTCGCCCATCTGCGCGTTGCCGGTCTGCACGGCACGTTTGATCTCGGGCATCTTGAACAGCGAGGCACCGAAGTGGGGCGTGATCTTGAGCTTGCCGCCCGTGGCTGCGTCCACATCCTTCACAAACAACTCGTTGTTCTTGGAGTGGAAGTTGCCGGGCCCGTAGGCAGTGGCGAAATCCCACTTGGTCTGGGCGGCAGCCGCCGTGGCAAAACCGAAGCTGGCTATCAGGGTGACGGTAGCACAGAAAAAACGACGCTTCATAGTGGCTCCTAAAAAGAAAGCGGCTCAGCGGTCGCTGGCCAGGATGAAAACGGTGAACACACAGCGCTGCAGCCCTCCGCCGCGCGCCGCTTGCAATGTACCTGCAAATTGCTTGCCAAAAGTAACATTTCTTCCAATTGGCCGCCATCAGGGATTTCAACAATATCGAAATTTTGTAGGTCTTGTTTTTTCTTTTGTTGAGTGTGTTATGAAAGATTGTTCAACGATTTAAGGGGTCTTCTCAGGCTTTCTTGGTGGCTAGATGGGGATGCGTGGTCTGCAAAATCTCTTCCAAGCTTTCTCTACATCTGTAGGGCGTAGTGCGCTGAGCGTAGGTACTCTTACGGTGAGATGGTCGACCGTCTTGCTTGAATCATCTCACTCACAGCAATTTTTGGCGTATTTCCGCAGCCTGAAAGCATTGCTGAACTGCAGGGCCTTTTCCTCAGCAGATTAACAACACTGAGCTATTCAACAAAGGCTAACGCTGCCAGTGGCGGCGGGCGAACGGCAGTTCGGCTTTCGCATCAAGGTATCTTCCAAGTGACAGAGGTGGCTGACTTTTGATCTAAAGCAGCATCAGTCTATAGACCTCGGGTTACTACCAGTGTTGTAGCGATCCACTATCGATAAATAATTAATAATTGCAAAAATATATCTAGTGTGTTCGCAAATTTCTTAGTGTGCAGTGCATCAATTTGGAGATTAAGATTATTAAAATTTATACAGGAGACTAAGATAATATTGCTAATCTCGAGGTCTTTCATGAGGAAATTTTGTAGTCAAAAACGTATTTAAAATTAGTATTCATTTTTTATAATGAAAGCAAAAGGCAATTCGGGTTAAATTCAGTAATTTTTATAATAACTTGATATATGAATGCTCAATGGAATTATTTTCAGCCAGTCATGAGAAATGAAATAATTTTCACAACAGTGGCTGTTGTTTATTTCAGTGTCAATGCTGCCCAGCCACCTCAATGGTGTGATTTGAATGAAGAAAATTCCAGGGCAGGGTGTGATCAGTATTTCAGTTCAAGGCAAGAGGCTGCTGATTATTTATCAGAAAAATATAAAATAACATATCTGCCCGATTACGAATATACTGCTCCAGCCTCTGTTGGTGCATATACGGGATATGATGTTGTTTCTTGGACTAGGGAGGGTAGATTTTGGAATCCTACTTCCAATTCTTGGGTGCGCCATCTCAATGGGAAAAATATTTTCAAATATTGCCCGCCCATACCCAAAGGGAGTAGGTATAACCCAGGAAGTGATGAGGCTATCGCATGCGGAGGGAGCGAGATATCCATAAGCGGCCCATCATTAACAACAGCACTTCCCCAAGGCCCAAGCCTTCCACAGAAGATATCTATTCTTACTGGCGGATATCGACCATTGGCAGAAAATGCCTTTTCTTATCAATTCATTGAAAATGGAAAAATAATATTTCAGGATAGTATAAAGACTGACTCAAATGGAGAGGCATTTTTAACCTATGTTCCACCATATTTTCTTAATGCCAAAATAGAAATCAAGGCAACTTGTAGTGAATGCACGAATACTGCATTGCAAGAAATATCTGTCCAGGGCCTGCTGCTGCCTGCCTCTGTTGAAGAGCCTCAAATTTGTCGACGCTAGCCGTCTTTGCTTCACATTTTTTAGACTTCATTCGAATGAATTTATGCTGAATCAATCCTCATGTAATTTGTATTAAATTTTATAATTGTAAATAAGAAATCTTTGAAGATAAGAAATTTACAAAACTTCTTATTATTGATGTTCATTGGAATTTTCCTTGTATGAATACAAGATTGTTGACGGTAATGAAGGCGGGCTTTCTTGCTTATATATTTTTTGCTCAAAATGCGATAGCGGGCGACTGCATGATGTGGCCTAGTAATTACTATTGTTGCGATCCGGAAAAGGCAGTTTGCACGCCAAGAGCAAGTCATTTGAAGTATACATCGCAAACTGGTGATTATGCGCCTCCTGGTTATCCATCTGAGGTGGCTGGGGGGGGGCTTGGGGTATTATAGATTGAATCTGTCTTCTGCTTCTGAAGCCGTGGAGTGGAGGGTAAAATTCATGCAGGCATATTGGAATAAT contains:
- a CDS encoding TRAP transporter substrate-binding protein, which gives rise to MKRRFFCATVTLIASFGFATAAAAQTKWDFATAYGPGNFHSKNNELFVKDVDAATGGKLKITPHFGASLFKMPEIKRAVQTGNAQMGEFFLVSFQNESQIFGVDGLPFLVGSYDDAFKLYQAQKPALQKLLDKQGQVLLYSVAWPPQGIYTKKPVNSVADLKGMKWRVYSPTTARIGELIGAQPVTVQEAELAQALATGVVDGLITSSATGADNKLFENLKYYYNVQAWIPKNAVTVSKKAFAALGKAEQDALLKAAAAAEERGWKESKEVDAKSIAALKQGGMSIEMGSAQLKTDLAKVGETVVKEWTEKAGADGKAILDAYKAGK